A window of Microbacterium hominis genomic DNA:
CGCGCGCTGTCCCGGCCGGTGCAGACGCCAGCCGAGATCGTCGACGGCCCGCAGCAGACGCTCCGCGACATCGGCGTCGCCGGCGCCGTACCGTCGCACCTGCTGGAGTCCCACCTCGACGAGGTCGTCGAACGTGTCGCCGGCGGGGATCAATCGTGGTCGGCCGTCGTCATCGCCCCACGCGGCCGGGGGCTCGTCGATCTCGGCGAGGTCGCCCAGCAGCGCGGTGATGTGGCCGAGGGCGTGCACCGCCGTCGTCGGGTCGTTCACCCCCGGCGACAGTGCCTTGGCGGCGACATCCCCGAGCTGGCGCAGGCCGAACCCGATGTCCTGGCTCGGCGTGCGTTCGTATGCGGCCGAGAACGCGTCGAGGATGCGCGCATCGATGCCCGCCCGCTCCGCGTCGGCGCTCGCCGCGCCCGCGGCGGGCCACCACTGCGCGAGCGGCGCCCCCTCGACGATGTTCGCGCCGACGGGCCGGAGCTCCCGCACGACCACGTCGTGCGCGACGGCGGTCTCCATCAGCGCGTGCCTGTCGACGCCGGTGAGGAATCCCGACGACGGGGCGCGCACGAGGCGTGCGTCGGACGGTGTGGCCGGGGCGGCGACGGGTCTGCCGGGACGATCGTCGGCGAGCAGGCGGATGGTCTGCGACGCCTCCCGGTGCACGTCGCGCATCATCGTCTCCACCCGCAGCTCACGGGCGAGGTGCGCGAGGAAGAACACCAGCAGCACGACGCTGGCGAGCGTGAGCAGCGACGCGGTGGTGAGGGCGATGCGCGGCACGAACGCGGCGGCCTGGTCGGTGGCGTCCTCCACCGTGCGCAGCACCGTCAGCGAGAACGAGAACGTGCCGAGGAACAGTGCGAGCGTGGCGTGCACCATCGGGTCGGCGGAGAACATCCGCAGCAGCCGCGGCGAAGCCTGACTGCTGGCCAGCTGCAGCGCCACGACGGTGAGCGAGAAGGTCAGGGATGCCGCGGTGATAAGTGATCCGGCGATCGCCGAGAGCACGGCGCGCGCGGCATCCACCCCTCCGGAGAAGAGCAGACGCGACAGTCCGTCGGGAATCGACGGGTCGAGTGCGCGATCCAGGACGGGCAGGGCGATGCCGAGGATGACCGCCGCGATGATCGCCACCAGCGGCACAGGCCACAGGCGCGAGGCGACGGCCTCGCTGAGCACGGCGAATCGGCGCCTCATCGCACCGTCCTGCCCGGTCATGCCCGAAGGCTACAGCGTGTTGGGCGCTTCGCCCTCGCCCTGCGTGCGGGTCTCGCCCTCGTGCTCCTCGAAGCGGGTGAACGCCTCGGCGACGAGGCGCTCGGCCTCGGCGGCGTCGGCCCACTCGTCGACCTTGACCCACTTGCCGGGCTCGAGGTCCTTGTAGTGCTCGAAGAAGTGGGTGATCTCCTTCTGCAGGTACTCGGAGATGTCGGCGACGTCCTGGATGTGGGTCCAGCGCGGGTCCTTGGCGAGCACCGCCACGACCTTGTCGTCGCCGCCGGCCTCGTCGCTCATCTTGAGCACGGCGACCGGGCGCACCTTCACGATCACGCCGGGGGCGATGTCGTGGTCGAGCAGGACCAGTACATCGAGCGGGTCGCCGTCTTCGCCGAGGGTGTTCTCGAAGAAGCCGTAGTTCGAGGGGTAGCCCATCGGCGTGTACAGGATGCGGTCGAGGAAGACGCGGCCGGTGCCGTGATCGACCTCGTACTTGATCTTGCTGTTGCGGGGGATCTCGATGACGGCGTCGTACGCGCCCATGCTGGTGCTCCTTCGGAAAGACTGTGCGGTTTCGGCGCGCGGGCGTCGCCCGGCGCGCGTGCCGCGTTCCAGCCTAGTCGGCTCGGATACCGTGAACCCATGGACGAGCGCCGCCCCAGCCTTCCTCCCGCCGTCGCCGAGGTCCGCCTGGCGGTGCGCCGCGCCCTCGCGACGCTGCCGGCCGGTGCGACGGTGGTCGCGGGGCTGTCGGGCGGCGCGGACTCCCTCGCCCTGGCGGCGGCCCTCGCCTTCGAGGCGCCGAAGGCGGGTGTGCGCGTGCGCGCGGTGACGGTCGATCACGGTCTCCAGCCGGGTTCCGACGAGGTCGCCGCGCGGGCGTCGCGGACGGCGACGGGGCTCGGCCTGGAGGCGCAGGTGGTGCGCGTGCAGGTCTCGGGGGAGGGCGGCCCCGAGGCGGCGGCGCGCTCGGCGCGATACGCCGCCCTGGTGGATGCCGCGCGCGCGGCATCCGCGACCGCCGTCGTCACCGCCCACACCCTCGACGACCAGGCCGAGACGGTGCTGCTGGGGCTCGCCCGGGGTGCCGGGGCCGCGAGCCTCCAGGGGATGGCGGCGGCGTCCGAGGTCGGGGGGATGTTGCTGCTGCGCCCGCTGCTCGAGGTGCGGCGCGCGACCACGCGGGCGGCGTGCGAGGCCGACGGCCTCGCCCCCTGGGACGATCCGCACAACCGCGACCACGCCTTCGCGCGCGTGCGTGCCCGCGAGAAGGTGCTGCCCGTGCTCGAGCGCGAGCTCGGCCCGGGCATCGCCGAAGCCCTCGCCCGCACCGCCGCGCAGCTGCGGGAGGACGCGGAGGCCTTCGACGAGATGATCGAGGAGACGATCGAGGACATCGTCGCGCACGCCGAAGCCGGCATCTCCGTCTCTGTCGCCGCGCTCGCCGCGAATCCGGCGGCGCTGCGCCACCGCATCATTCGGCACGTGGTGGCGGCCGAGTTCCACCAGCCGCTCACGCGCGTGCAGACCCTCGAGGTCGCGCGGCTGGTGACCGACTGGGCGGGGCAGGGGCCGATCGATCTTCCCGGATGCCGGGCCCGCCGCATCGGCGGACGCGTGGAGTTCACGGCGCGGTGAGCCCGGGCGCCGGGTGCGGGGCGCGGGCGGTCGTAGCCGCGGCGGGCGCGGCATCCATACACTCGTCTGTATGCGCGCCGCTGACATCGCCGACGACCTGACCGAAGTGCTCGTCACCGAAGAGCAGATCCTCGCCAAGCTCGAGGAGATCGCCGCGCGGGTCGCGGCCGACTACGAGGGCAAGGACCTTGTGCTGGTGGGGGTGCTCAAGGGCGCCGTCATGGTGATGGCCGACTTCGCGCGAGCCCTGCCCACGCTCGTGCCGATGGACTGGATGGCCGTCTCGTCGTACGGCGCGAGCACGAAGTCCAGCGGCGTGGTGCAGATCCGCAAGGACCTCGACACCGACCTGCACGGCAAGCACGTGCTGATCGTCGAGGACATCATCGACTCGGGCCTCACCCTCAGCTGGCTGCTGGAGAACTTCGCCTCCCGCGGCGCGGCCTCGATCGAGGTGTTCGCGCTGCTGCGCAAGCCCGAGGCGGCCAAGGTCGTCGTCGACTGCAAATACGTCGGGTTCGACATCCCCACCGACTTCGTCGTCGGCTACGGCCTCGACTACGCGGAGAAGTACCGCAACCTCCGCGACGTCGCGGTGCTCGCGCCGCACGTCTACAGCTGACCCGCACTGTACGCCCTTGGCGAATGCACAGATGGCACGGAGGATCGTAGGGGTACCCTGAATCCACCGTCGTCGGAGGGCTCTGCCTTGCCGGACGGCTCGTCGACGAAAGGGACCGGGCTCTCGCTCGCACCATGGACCTCAAGAAGATCACCCGCAACCCGCTCTTCTACATCCTGCTGATCGGACTGTTCCTGATCGTGGGATTCACGCTCATCACGAGCCTGGGCGGGGCCAAGCAGATCTCCACGCAGGAGGGTCTCGAGCTCCTCGGCGGCGACACGGTCACCGAGGTCGTGACCACCGACGGCGATCAGCGCGTCGACATGACCCTCTCGGAGCCCTACGAGGGCTCGACCGAGGTGCAGTTCTACTACGTCTCGGCGCGTGCCGACGAGGTCGTCTCGGCGATCAACGAAGCGGCCCCCGTCGACGGGTTCAACGACGAGGTTCCGCGCCCCAGCTTCTTCGACGGCTTCCTCTCGCTGCTGCTGCCGATCCTCCTGCTCGGCCTCCTGTTCTGGTGGCTGCTCTCCAGCGCCCAGGGTGGCGGCAGCAAGGTCATGCAGTTCGGCAAGTCCCGCGCGAAGCTCGTGACCAAGGAGATGCCGCAGGTCACCTTCCAGGACGTCGCCGGCTCCGACGAGGCGATCGAGGAGCTCGAGGAGATCAAGGACTTCCTCAAGGACCCCTCCAAGTTCCAGGCGGTCGGCGCCCGCATCCCCAAGGGCGTGCTGCTGTACGGCCCTCCCGGAACCGGAAAGACCCTGCTCGCCCGCGCCGTCGCCGGTGAAGCGGGCGTGCCGTTCTACTCGATCTCCGGCTCGGACTTCGTCGAGATGTTCGTCGGCGTCGGCGCCAGCCGTGTGCGCGACCTGTTCAACCAGGCCAAGGAGAACGCCCCGGCGATCATCTTCATCGACGAGATCGACGCCGTCGGCCGCCACCGCGGCGCCGGCATGGGCGGCGGCCACGACGAGCGCGAGCAGACGCTGAACCAGATGCTCGTCGAGATGGACGGCTTCGATCCCAAGGCCAACGTCATCGTCATCGCGGCCACCAACCGTCCCGACATCCTCGACCCGGCGCTGCTGCGCCCCGGTCGCTTCGACCGCCAGATCGGCGTCGACGCCCCCGACCTGAAGGGCCGCCAGCGGATCCTCGAGGTGCACGGCCGCGGAAAGCCGCTCGCCGACGGCGTCGACCTCGAGGTCGTCGCCCGCAAGACGCCCGGCTTCACCGGCGCCGACCTCGCGAACGTGCTCAACGAGGCCGCGCTGCTGACGGCGCGCTCCAACGCGCAGCTCATCGACAACCGCGCCCTCGACGAGGCCATCGACCGCGTGCTCGCCGGTCCCCAGCGCCGCACCCGCGTGATGAAGGACAAGGAGAAGCTCATCACGGCCTACCACGAGGGCGGACACGCGCTCGCGGCGGCGGCGATGAACCACACCGACCCGGTGACCAAGGTCACGATCCTCCCGCGCGGCAAGGCCCTCGGCTACACGATGGTGCTCCCGCTCGACGACAAGTACTCGGTCACCCGCAACGAGCTGCAGGACCAGCTGGCCTACGCGATGGGCGGCCGCGTCGCCGAGGAGATCGTGTTCCACGATCCGACGACCGGCGCCTCCAACGACATCGAGAAGGCCACGAGCATCGCCCGCAAGATGGTCACCGAGTACGGCATGACCACCGACGTGGGGCCGGTCAAGCTCGGCCAGTCCTCGGGCGAGGTGTTCATGGGCCGCGACATGGGCCACGGCCGCGACTTCTCGGAGCGCGTCGCCGAACGCGTCGACGTGCAGGTGCGCGGTCTGATCGAGCAGGCGCACGACGAGGCGTATCAGGTGATCAACGCCAACCGCGACGTGCTCGACAAGCTCGCGCTCGCCCTCCTCGAGAAGGAGACGCTCGACCACAACGAGCTGGCCGAGATCTTCAAGGACGTCCGCAAGCTCCCGCCGCGCCCGCAGTGGCTCTCCAGCGACGGGCGTCCCGTCTCGACCCTCCCGCCGGTCGCCGTTCCGCGCCGTGTCGAGGAGGCCGCGGGCATCGCCGCCTCGGTCGAGGCGGAGGAGCCCGCCGCCGAGAAGGCGCCGACCCGTCGCGCCACCGGTCAGGCACGGCCCGCGACCGCGTAGGCTCGGGCCCATGGCCGTCGACCGGGAACGTGTGGCGGGGCTGGTGCGCGAGCTGCTCGAGGCGATCGGGGAAGACCCGGAGCGCCCGGGACTGCGACAGACCCCGACGCGCGTCGCCGACGCGTACGCCGAGTTCTTCGGCGGCGTCGGGGAGGATGCCGCGACTCCGCTCGCGCAGACGATCTCCGTCTCGCGCGGACCGGCGCCCGACACCCTTCCCTCGGGCGCGGTGATGCTGCGCGACATCCGGTTCCGCTCGGTGTGCGAGCATCACCTGCTGCCCTTCCGGGGGCTCGCCCACGTCGCCTACCTCCCGGGCGAGCAGGTCGTCGGCCTGGGCGCGCTGCCGAAGGTGATCGACATCCTCGCCGCCCGGCCGCAGGTGCAGGAGCGGCTCGGCGAGCAGATCGCCGATACGATCGCGGGCGCCCTCGATGCGCGGGGCGTGCTGGTGGTCCTGGATGCCGCGCACGGCTGCGTCACGATGCGCGGCGGTCAGCAGTCCGACTCGAGCACCGTCACGATCGCCGCCCGCGGAGCGCTCGTCGAGCCCGCGGCGCGCGCCGAGCTCATCGCACTGCTGGGGGCCGCGCACGCATGACGCTCATCATGGGGATCGTCAACGTGACGCCCGATTCCTTCAGCGACGGCGGACTCTACCTCGACGCCGACGCCGCCGTCGCGCACGGCCTGGCCCTGCGCGCGCAGGGCGCCGACATCCTCGATGTCGGCGGCGAGTCGACCCGGCCCGGGGCTGAGCGGGTGGCCCCGGCCCTCGAGCAGGACCGCGTGGTGCCCGTCGTGCGCGCGCTGACCCGCGCCGGGGCCGTCGTGAGCATCGACACCATGAACGCATCCACCGCCCTCGCCGCGGTGGAGGCGGGAGCCCGGTACGTGAACGACGTGTCGGCGGGCCTCGCCGACGACGCCATGCTCCGGGCCGTCGCGGGGACGGATGCCGAGTTCATCGCCGGGCACTGGCGCGGCCCGTCGGCCGACATGTACGCCCGCGCAGACTACGCCGACGT
This region includes:
- the ftsH gene encoding ATP-dependent zinc metalloprotease FtsH, whose product is MDLKKITRNPLFYILLIGLFLIVGFTLITSLGGAKQISTQEGLELLGGDTVTEVVTTDGDQRVDMTLSEPYEGSTEVQFYYVSARADEVVSAINEAAPVDGFNDEVPRPSFFDGFLSLLLPILLLGLLFWWLLSSAQGGGSKVMQFGKSRAKLVTKEMPQVTFQDVAGSDEAIEELEEIKDFLKDPSKFQAVGARIPKGVLLYGPPGTGKTLLARAVAGEAGVPFYSISGSDFVEMFVGVGASRVRDLFNQAKENAPAIIFIDEIDAVGRHRGAGMGGGHDEREQTLNQMLVEMDGFDPKANVIVIAATNRPDILDPALLRPGRFDRQIGVDAPDLKGRQRILEVHGRGKPLADGVDLEVVARKTPGFTGADLANVLNEAALLTARSNAQLIDNRALDEAIDRVLAGPQRRTRVMKDKEKLITAYHEGGHALAAAAMNHTDPVTKVTILPRGKALGYTMVLPLDDKYSVTRNELQDQLAYAMGGRVAEEIVFHDPTTGASNDIEKATSIARKMVTEYGMTTDVGPVKLGQSSGEVFMGRDMGHGRDFSERVAERVDVQVRGLIEQAHDEAYQVINANRDVLDKLALALLEKETLDHNELAEIFKDVRKLPPRPQWLSSDGRPVSTLPPVAVPRRVEEAAGIAASVEAEEPAAEKAPTRRATGQARPATA
- the folE gene encoding GTP cyclohydrolase I, with the translated sequence MAVDRERVAGLVRELLEAIGEDPERPGLRQTPTRVADAYAEFFGGVGEDAATPLAQTISVSRGPAPDTLPSGAVMLRDIRFRSVCEHHLLPFRGLAHVAYLPGEQVVGLGALPKVIDILAARPQVQERLGEQIADTIAGALDARGVLVVLDAAHGCVTMRGGQQSDSSTVTIAARGALVEPAARAELIALLGAAHA
- the hpt gene encoding hypoxanthine phosphoribosyltransferase — translated: MRAADIADDLTEVLVTEEQILAKLEEIAARVAADYEGKDLVLVGVLKGAVMVMADFARALPTLVPMDWMAVSSYGASTKSSGVVQIRKDLDTDLHGKHVLIVEDIIDSGLTLSWLLENFASRGAASIEVFALLRKPEAAKVVVDCKYVGFDIPTDFVVGYGLDYAEKYRNLRDVAVLAPHVYS
- a CDS encoding DUF2254 domain-containing protein — translated: MTGQDGAMRRRFAVLSEAVASRLWPVPLVAIIAAVILGIALPVLDRALDPSIPDGLSRLLFSGGVDAARAVLSAIAGSLITAASLTFSLTVVALQLASSQASPRLLRMFSADPMVHATLALFLGTFSFSLTVLRTVEDATDQAAAFVPRIALTTASLLTLASVVLLVFFLAHLARELRVETMMRDVHREASQTIRLLADDRPGRPVAAPATPSDARLVRAPSSGFLTGVDRHALMETAVAHDVVVRELRPVGANIVEGAPLAQWWPAAGAASADAERAGIDARILDAFSAAYERTPSQDIGFGLRQLGDVAAKALSPGVNDPTTAVHALGHITALLGDLAEIDEPPAAWGDDDGRPRLIPAGDTFDDLVEVGLQQVRRYGAGDADVAERLLRAVDDLGWRLHRPGQRAVLTAQLHRIEASIARADYDDTERERYARLAERARASLSAR
- the ppa gene encoding inorganic diphosphatase is translated as MGAYDAVIEIPRNSKIKYEVDHGTGRVFLDRILYTPMGYPSNYGFFENTLGEDGDPLDVLVLLDHDIAPGVIVKVRPVAVLKMSDEAGGDDKVVAVLAKDPRWTHIQDVADISEYLQKEITHFFEHYKDLEPGKWVKVDEWADAAEAERLVAEAFTRFEEHEGETRTQGEGEAPNTL
- the folP gene encoding dihydropteroate synthase; this encodes MTLIMGIVNVTPDSFSDGGLYLDADAAVAHGLALRAQGADILDVGGESTRPGAERVAPALEQDRVVPVVRALTRAGAVVSIDTMNASTALAAVEAGARYVNDVSAGLADDAMLRAVAGTDAEFIAGHWRGPSADMYARADYADVVTEVVRELAERLQAAWTAGIPPHRLIVDPGVGFGKKGEQNWQVLRGLERVAGMGPRVLIGTSRKRFLAEALAGVDASLVVDQRRRDLATAVTSALAVRAGVWAVRVHDVAGTRDALAVAQAWEGRE
- the tilS gene encoding tRNA lysidine(34) synthetase TilS, with translation MDERRPSLPPAVAEVRLAVRRALATLPAGATVVAGLSGGADSLALAAALAFEAPKAGVRVRAVTVDHGLQPGSDEVAARASRTATGLGLEAQVVRVQVSGEGGPEAAARSARYAALVDAARAASATAVVTAHTLDDQAETVLLGLARGAGAASLQGMAAASEVGGMLLLRPLLEVRRATTRAACEADGLAPWDDPHNRDHAFARVRAREKVLPVLERELGPGIAEALARTAAQLREDAEAFDEMIEETIEDIVAHAEAGISVSVAALAANPAALRHRIIRHVVAAEFHQPLTRVQTLEVARLVTDWAGQGPIDLPGCRARRIGGRVEFTAR